A single Caretta caretta isolate rCarCar2 chromosome 2, rCarCar1.hap1, whole genome shotgun sequence DNA region contains:
- the LOC125631118 gene encoding uncharacterized protein LOC125631118: METCLKVLLIVGVVTAAPAPSSSPLPTHKDAVLAAVQLYNQEPDITLAYRLLEAEPQPDWDMSSKTIQTLRFTVKETVCLVSEKYDINQCEFKEDGLVKDCSGFFSTEKDPPSVIIKCEEASEEVGQNPLSLNPTGHTMETCLKVLLIVGVVTAAPAPSSSPLPTHEDAVLAAVQLYNQEPDITLAYRLLEAEPQPDWDVSSKTIQPLTFTVQETVCPVKEKRDISQCEFKEDGLVKDCSGFFSTEQDPASVIIKCEEASEEPNIVTRGRWSRFRKRAGRFLRRHKGKIIRAGIGIALG, translated from the exons ATGGAGACCTGCCTGAAAGTCCTGCTGATTGTCGGGGTGGTCACAGCAGCCCCCGCGCCATCATCATCCCCTCTGCCAACCCACAAGGATGCGGTTTTAGCTGCAGTTCAGCTCTACAACCAAGAGCCAGATATAACACTGGCCTATCGGCTCCTGGAAGCTGAGCCGCAGCCAGACTGG GACATGTCTTCTAAAACTATCCAAACGCTGAGATTTACTGTGAAAGAGACAGTGTGCTTGGTATCAGAGAAATATGACATCAACCAGTGTGAATTCAAAGAAGACGGG CTGGTCAAAGACTGCTCTGGATTCTTCTCCACTGAAAAGGACCCCCCTTCCGTCATTATCAAATGTGAGGAGGCGTCTGAGGAGGTGG GACAGAACCCT CTCTCACTGAATCCCACAGGGCATACGATGGAGACCTGCCTGAAAGTCCTGCTGATTGTCGGGGTGGTCACAGCAGCCCCCGCGCCATCATCATCCCCTCTGCCAACCCACGAGGATGCGGTTTTAGCTGCAGTTCAGCTCTACAACCAAGAGCCAGATATAACACTGGCCTATCGGCTCCTGGAAGCTGAGCCGCAGCCAGACTGG GACGTGTCTTCAAAAACTATCCAACCGCTGACATTCACTGTTCAAGAGACAGTGTGCCCGGTAAAAGAGAAACGCGACATCAGCCAGTGTGAATTCAAAGAAGATGGG CTGGTCAAAGACTGCTCTGGATTCTTCTCCACTGAACAGGACCCTGCTTCCGTCATTATCAAATGCGAGGAGGCGTCTGAGGAG CCTAATATCGTCACACGGGGCCGCTGGAGTAGATTCAGGAAAAGAGCTGGCAGGTTTCTTCGCAGACATAAAGGGAAAATCATTCGTGCCGGTATAGGTATCGCCCTTGGCTAA